The following proteins come from a genomic window of Lytechinus pictus isolate F3 Inbred chromosome 1, Lp3.0, whole genome shotgun sequence:
- the LOC135153921 gene encoding mucin-2-like yields the protein MALLTWTLFPRQTSGSVFRCQRVQGFSIYLLMLLANITQTDSNNVTTSMEFEYTTIFITNSTIEMFIPSTSITASTLSSQPSSSVESSFDVAPSTALYPSPTPSGISQIWTSDVTTYTEMTSDLVSIINPTIMTSPVTPMSRTSTLSQSLVSPIASHTVISTEEVRVTSSILEYFSPSFTEFSSSPSSSLGTSFIKSIPTESMPPSVPMPTTFPVLSLSSSLSSSPSSQSLFPSSFPSSYMASPSSNSVNEVLPSSSAAFTTTQSLSSTHIVPTTSPPVDPPTQLPLTTAGPDQLSILQWFGIAVGGAAVLFIFFLLFHCYQLRQRAIRKQKKEMKKEILDFSQSNRNDRISSWRNSLALDAMATHIELPHEDSMDMQAMDNLGFEEVFLGDEPKSNNNYFLPQTNL from the exons ATGGCATTGCTTACATGGACATTGTTTCCAAGGCAAACGTCTGGCAGTGTTTTCAGATGCCAAAGGGTGCAAGGGTTCAGTATTT ATCTGTTGATGCTGCTGGCTAACATTACGCAGACGGACAGCAACAACGTGACTACATCTATGGAGTTTGAGTACACCACTATATTCATTACTAATTCCACCATAGAAATGTTCATTCCATCTACATCTATAACAGCAAGTACATTGTCATCACAACCGTCATCCTCGGTGGAATCTTCTTTCGATGTGGCGCCCTCTACAGCCCTATACCCATCTCCTACTCCATCAGGAATATCTCAAATATGGACTAGTGATGTCACTACATATACTGAAATGACTTCTGATCTTGTTTCCATAATAAATCCTACAATAATGACATCACCAGTAACTCCTATGTCAAGGACATCTACATTATCACAAAGTTTGGTGAGTCCGATAGCATCGCACACTGTGATTTCAACGGAAGAGGTGCGTGTGACATCATCCATACTGGAATATTTCTCACCATCTTTCACGGAGTTCTCATCTTCACCATCCTCTTCATTGGGTACATCATTTATAAAGTCAATTCCAACAGAATCGATGCCACCATCTGTTCCCATGCCAACAACTTTTCCAgtcttatcattatcatcatcattgtcatcatcaccttcatcacaATCACTGTTCCCATCTTCCTTTCCATCATCTTACATGGCATCACCATCTTCCAACTCAGTAAATGAAGTTTTACCATCATCAAGTGCTGCATTTACCACAACTCAGTCCCTCAGTTCAACTCACATTGTTCCTACCACATCACCTCCAGTGGACCCTCCCACCCAACTTCCTCTAACCACAGCTGGACCAGACCAACTCTCCATCCTACAATGGTTCGGCATTGCGGTAGGAGGGGCTGCAGTATTGTTCATTTTCT TTCTGCTCTTCCATTGCTACCAACTCAGGCAACGTGCCATTaggaaacaaaagaaagagatGAAGAAGGAAATATTAGATTTCTCACAGAGTAATCGGAACGACCGCATCAGCTCATGGAGGAACAGCCTGGCATTGGATGCCATGGCAACACATATAGAACTTCCTCAT GAAGATAGTATGGACATGCAAGCCATGGACAATCTTGGATTTGAGGAAGTGTTCTTAGGGGATGAACCAAAGTCAAACAACAACTATTTCCTACCACAGACCAACTTGTGA